Proteins encoded together in one Deltaproteobacteria bacterium window:
- the flgC gene encoding flagellar basal body rod protein FlgC, with translation MDFTGTLAISGSALSAERVRLDAIASNLANASTTRTPEGGPYKRRNVVLTTEPLEGEFGATLASSLAEEGARQGVSVTDVVEDHTPPRMVFDPSHPDANADGYVAYPNVEPMTETIDLMAATRAYEANVQVIDATRRMAEAALGIGG, from the coding sequence ATGGATTTCACCGGCACACTGGCCATCTCGGGAAGCGCGCTCAGCGCCGAGCGCGTCCGGCTCGACGCCATCGCCTCGAACCTGGCGAACGCGTCGACCACGCGGACGCCGGAGGGCGGGCCGTACAAGCGGCGGAACGTCGTCCTCACGACGGAGCCGCTCGAGGGTGAGTTCGGCGCGACGCTGGCCTCGTCGCTCGCCGAGGAGGGCGCGCGTCAGGGCGTGTCGGTCACCGACGTGGTCGAGGACCACACGCCGCCGCGCATGGTCTTCGACCCGAGCCACCCCGACGCCAACGCCGACGGCTACGTCGCCTATCCGAACGTCGAGCCGATGACGGAGACGATCGACCTGATGGCGGCGACGCGTGCGTACGAGGCGAACGTGCAGGTGATCGACGCAACCCGGCGCATGGCGGAAGCCGCGCTCGGCATCGGCGGCTGA